One stretch of Variovorax sp. TBS-050B DNA includes these proteins:
- a CDS encoding ABC transporter ATP-binding protein, which translates to MNTIATGTPRIRFENVAVEFPTAQGPMRVLDGVSLDIHQGEFVSIIGPSGCGKTTLMNMLAGFVQPTAGRVLLDGQPVAGPGPDRGVIFQEYGVFPWLTVRQNIAFGLGLSANRTPKSEHAGIVERYMRLMGLSDFANHHPKHLSGGMRQRLAIARAYAVRPQFLLMDEPFGALDAQTRSAMQDLLLEVLQAEGKTVMLITHSVDEAIYLSSRIVVVTARPARIRTVIDVPFGYPRGEAVHEDPRFAQLRAQIRELVMQEYAAQSKQQLRLSD; encoded by the coding sequence ATGAACACCATCGCCACCGGCACGCCGCGCATCCGCTTCGAGAACGTGGCGGTCGAGTTCCCGACCGCGCAGGGCCCGATGCGGGTGCTCGACGGCGTGAGCCTCGACATCCACCAGGGCGAGTTCGTCTCGATCATTGGACCCTCGGGCTGCGGCAAGACCACGCTGATGAACATGCTCGCGGGCTTCGTGCAGCCCACCGCGGGCCGGGTGCTGCTCGACGGCCAGCCGGTCGCGGGGCCGGGGCCGGACCGCGGCGTGATCTTCCAGGAGTACGGCGTCTTCCCGTGGCTCACGGTGCGCCAGAACATCGCGTTCGGCCTGGGCCTGTCGGCAAATCGCACGCCGAAGTCCGAGCATGCCGGCATCGTGGAGCGCTACATGCGCCTGATGGGGCTCTCGGACTTCGCGAACCACCATCCCAAGCACCTCTCGGGCGGCATGCGCCAGCGGCTCGCGATCGCGCGCGCGTACGCCGTGCGGCCGCAGTTCCTGCTGATGGACGAGCCCTTCGGCGCGCTCGACGCGCAGACGCGCAGCGCCATGCAGGACCTGCTGCTCGAGGTGCTGCAGGCCGAGGGCAAGACGGTGATGCTGATCACCCACTCGGTGGACGAGGCGATCTATCTCTCGTCGCGCATCGTGGTGGTCACGGCGCGGCCCGCGCGCATCCGCACGGTGATCGACGTGCCCTTCGGCTATCCGCGCGGCGAGGCGGTGCACGAGGACCCGCGCTTCGCGCAGTTGCGCGCGCAGATCCGCGAACTCGTGATGCAGGAGTACGCGGCGCAGTCGAAGCAGCAGCTGCGCCTGTCCGACTGA
- a CDS encoding GntR family transcriptional regulator yields MASADFPPFGDSPIPRYLQLADLMRQRIARGIWPQGHRLPSLDELGQEFGVARVTVRQAVDLLARDGLLSPQQGRGTFVTGQASERWLSVETSLEALSRMYRDTVPQLVNIDESTAAPALRPGEGHAAERYVFMRRVHSREGAPYCVINIHLAEPVFRRTPKRFRDEPVIPILVGLKSVRIAKAHQVLTIGAADMEVSRLLGVPVNSPVAEVRRVFRDENDCVLYLGEVTYRGDAVHVEMNLLP; encoded by the coding sequence ATGGCAAGTGCGGATTTCCCGCCATTCGGCGACAGCCCCATTCCCCGCTACCTGCAGCTCGCCGACCTGATGCGACAGCGCATCGCGCGCGGCATCTGGCCGCAGGGCCATCGCCTGCCGTCGCTCGACGAACTGGGGCAGGAATTCGGCGTCGCACGCGTCACCGTGCGCCAGGCGGTCGACCTGCTCGCGCGCGACGGGCTGCTGTCGCCGCAGCAGGGCCGCGGCACCTTCGTCACCGGGCAGGCCAGCGAGCGCTGGCTCAGCGTCGAGACCTCGCTCGAAGCGCTGTCGCGCATGTACCGCGACACCGTGCCGCAGCTCGTCAACATCGACGAATCGACCGCCGCGCCCGCGCTGCGGCCCGGCGAGGGGCATGCCGCCGAGCGCTACGTCTTCATGCGCCGCGTGCATTCGCGCGAAGGCGCGCCCTACTGCGTGATCAACATCCACCTCGCGGAGCCGGTGTTCCGCCGCACGCCGAAGCGCTTCCGCGACGAACCGGTGATCCCCATCCTCGTCGGCCTGAAGAGCGTGCGCATCGCCAAGGCCCACCAGGTGCTGACCATCGGCGCCGCCGACATGGAGGTCTCGCGCCTGCTCGGCGTGCCGGTCAATTCGCCCGTGGCCGAGGTGCGCCGCGTGTTCCGCGACGAGAACGACTGCGTGCTCTACCTCGGCGAAGTCACCTACCGCGGCGACGCGGTCCACGTCGAAATGAACCTGCTGCCATGA
- a CDS encoding ABC transporter permease — translation MPQSTAARPTASRIALIFVPWLLLLALWYGLRYSGLVNPALVPAPHEVAERFVSLMGDRLPMDIFMSTQRVFIGVALGTLAAVPVGFCLGWYRGVRSFIDPVINFFRALPPIALIPLVIVYFGIGEVAKTVILFYASFFAGVIVMYEGIAQISPIYVRVARTLGASDLEIFGRVIVPLTVPHILTAVRVALGVAWATLVASELIAAQQGLGALIQNASAFFQLDIIYVGIISIGFIALAMDLLLRAATRRLVAWQDRLA, via the coding sequence ATGCCCCAAAGCACGGCCGCGCGCCCGACCGCATCGAGAATCGCACTGATCTTCGTCCCGTGGCTCCTGCTGCTGGCGCTCTGGTATGGGCTGCGCTACAGCGGCCTCGTCAATCCCGCGCTGGTGCCGGCGCCGCACGAGGTGGCCGAACGCTTCGTCTCGCTCATGGGCGACCGCCTGCCGATGGACATCTTCATGTCCACGCAGCGCGTGTTCATCGGCGTGGCGCTGGGCACGCTGGCGGCGGTGCCCGTGGGCTTCTGCCTGGGCTGGTACCGCGGCGTGCGCAGCTTCATCGATCCGGTGATCAACTTCTTCCGCGCGCTGCCGCCCATCGCGCTGATTCCGCTCGTCATCGTCTACTTCGGCATCGGCGAGGTGGCGAAGACGGTGATCCTGTTCTACGCCTCCTTCTTCGCGGGCGTGATCGTGATGTACGAGGGCATCGCGCAGATCAGCCCGATCTACGTGCGCGTGGCGCGCACGCTGGGCGCGAGCGACCTCGAGATCTTCGGCCGCGTGATCGTGCCGCTCACGGTGCCGCACATCCTGACGGCGGTGCGCGTGGCGCTCGGCGTGGCGTGGGCCACGCTGGTGGCATCGGAGCTGATCGCGGCACAGCAGGGGCTCGGCGCGCTGATCCAGAACGCGTCGGCCTTCTTCCAGCTCGACATCATCTACGTCGGCATCATCTCGATCGGCTTCATCGCGCTCGCGATGGACCTCCTGCTGCGCGCCGCGACGCGCCGGCTCGTGGCCTGGCAGGACCGACTCGCATGA